The Streptomyces venezuelae genomic interval CCCTTTCCCCGCGCCGATTTCACCCGAACGGTCGATATTCACGCCGCTGGCATTTCCGGCGCAACGAACGCGGGTTTTCATCGTTGTGCCCTGAGGGCAATTGCCGACCCGAGGAGATCACTCATGATCGTCCCGCGCCGCGTCGCACTGCGGTCCCTCTTCGCACTGGCGGTCACCGCCTTCACCGGGGGCGCGCTCGGCCGCATCGCGACCCGCACCCAGCCGGGCACACCGTCCGGGGCGCCGCGCGACCCGCTCGCCTTCGACGAGATGTACGGGGGCCGCCGTATCCGGGGCTTCTCCGGCCCCGACGGCACGCCGGTCGCCCTCGTCGACGGCCGGCCGCTGCATCTGATGCGCTGCGCCGACGGCGG includes:
- a CDS encoding tyrosinase family oxidase copper chaperone, with protein sequence MIVPRRVALRSLFALAVTAFTGGALGRIATRTQPGTPSGAPRDPLAFDEMYGGRRIRGFSGPDGTPVALVDGRPLHLMRCADGGFVSPIDHYASCPTPLAATRVAVDELGTAPLSRFAAAHGAHTDPTGGSPRGVHA